The Lusitaniella coriacea LEGE 07157 genome segment GTAAAGTAGACCCGAAATCAGAGTCAGGGCAACCGCAAACCAAAATGCAACCATCGCCGCGAGTTGCCAAGACTCCGACAATGGGGCAATTAATAGGGAAATGGCAATAATTTGACTCACCGTTTTCAATTTCCCCCAAATATTTGCCCCAGTAATTTTGGGTTGATTGACGCGCCATCCCGCGATCGCGAACTCTCGTGCCAAAATGAGAAAAACGCCCCAAGCGGGAATTTGACCCAATTCAATTAAAGCCAAGAAAGGCGCTAACACCAAGAGCTTATCCACCAACGGATCGAGAAATTTTCCCAAATCCGTAACCTGATTTAATTTGCGCGCTAAATAACCATCCAACCAATCGGTTCCCGCCGCAATCAGAAAAATTACCAACGCAATCCAGCGAGATTGGGGCGTGGGATGGTACAAAAAAATCAGGAGAAACGGAACGCCGAGAAGCCGAGAAAAGGTGATCCAAGTGGGTAAGTTCATGAAATTCTGCCAGAGGATAAGGGGTTCACCTCTTAGAGTAGTCCAACTCATAAACTATCCTACTCGGTTAAGTGATAGCCATCAGCCATCAGGTGTCAGGTGTCAGCTTGTGAGATTGACGGGGAGACGGGGTACTCTAATATCGCGCTTCAGCCCAATTTTTTCACCAACCCATTGACCCGTTCCTTAATTTCATCGCGAACGCGGCGAAAGGTGTCCAAGGGTTGTCCGTCGGGGTCATCCAATTGCCAATCTTCAAAGATTTCCTGCAATACCCACTCCTGGGGCAAATTAACGCCGCAACCGCACATAGAAATGACCGCATCGTAATCTTGAGCCTGAAAGTTGCTGAGGGGATCGGAAGTTTGCTCGCTAAGATCGATGCCAATCTCTTTCATCACTTCCACTGCGGTGGGATGAACCCGACTCGCTTCGAGTCCCGAACTAACTACTTCGATTTGTCCTTTTCCCAAGGTTTTGGCAAATCCTTCTGCCATTTGGGAACGACAAGAATTTCTTTTACACACAAACATTACTTTTTTCACGATTTAACCTATGCACAATAAAGGGTTCAGAATTGAATCCGAATCGCTGATAACTAAAATCCCCGTCTCTGTATCTCCGCTTTATCAAAAAGCTCCCCCAGCTCCCCCAGCTTCCCCCTCTCCCCGCGTCTCCGCGTCACCGTGTCTCCCGGTCACTGAGCGTGTCGAAGTGCCGTGTCATCCAAAAACTCCCCCAGCTTCCTCAGCTCCCCCAGCTTCCCCCGTCTCCCCTCTCCGCAATCATTCTCTAATGTCCCGAAATCCGCGAGACAAATGACGATACGCCATCACCGCCAGTTGCGCGCCTGCGATGGGTGCAACCCAATAAACCCAGTGATGCTGCCAAATTCCCCCCACTAAGGCGGGACCTAGCGATCGCGCGGGGTTCATACTTGCTCCGGTAATAGGTCCCATACAAGCGGCTTCGAGTCCGACGGTTAAACCAATAGCTAACCCCGCAAAACCGATGGGCGCGCGGCGATCTAAACCGGAACCTAAAATAACAAACATGAGGATAAAGGTGAGAACCGTTTCCAGGATTAACGATTGCAACCAATTCCCATTCAACGGTAGCGTTGCGCCTAAGTTAGCGGTGAAGCCGAAGGTGAGGAGAAGAAGTGTTGATGCCGCGATCGCGCCCGTGCATTGCGCGACAATATAAGGAAGTACTTTTGATCCGGGAAAAAAGCCACTCGCCCAAAATCCTAAAGTCACTGCTGGATTAATATGCGCGTCGCTGATGTGTCCTGTCGCATAAATCATCGCTGCCACAACTGCACCAAAGACAAAGCTCACCCCAAGATGCGTTAGCGCGCCATCAGTCACGCGGTTGACGATAATTGCACCCGTTCCCGCAAAAACTAATGCAAAGGCGCTAATTCCCTCAGCAAGAGCCTCTTGCCAGCAGTGAAGAAAGGGTTTGCGCAGTGCTTTTCTGATTGTCAAATGGAGTCTCCTTGTATATATAGCAATCCTCACTCTGGTGAGGTACAAAGCTTTAAGCTTGAGGCAATGGGCAAGTATTAGGCATTGTGGGATATGTACCTCATGAGTCCGAGAAACGCTATAAGCTAAAACATATCTAAATTGGGTATAGGGCGCTCTGTATCAAAGTAGTTAATCCCTCACCGCGTCACCCCGTCCCCATCTCAGCCTCAGTCACAATTTAAAGGAATAGCAGCTTATAGCTATCAGCCAAAACCTTTGACTAAAATTCTCTTTGCTTTTGCAATAACTCGGAAATGGTGAGATCGAATTGCGATTTTCCCTCAAATACCGTTCCCACTTCCCCCTTATTGAACCGAACGAAATTGATGCGATAAGCGTCTTGGGGTAAAGGAATATAACCCACATCACCGACAATCTCCGGCGCGCGATCGAGGTAAAAATCGATGAAATCTTTTAAAGCGTCATTGTCCTGTGCGGAAGCCGAATTGACATAAATAAAGAGAGGACGCGCCAGGGGTTGATACTTTGCTTTTTCTACCGTTTCGCGGGAAGGCAGTACTGTTCCCTTTCCACTGTCAATTGCCACTGCTTTCAATTGGTCTTGATGTTGTTCGTAATAAGCAAAACCAAAGTAACCCAAAGCATTGGGATCTTGACTTACCCCGCGTACTAAAATTTCGTCATCTTCGCTGGTCACATAATCCCCCCGACTCGTCCCAGATTCATCGAGAATTGCTTCGGTGAAGTAGTCAAAGGTTCCAGAATCAGAACCCGGCCCAAAAAGATTGAGGGGTCGGTCGGGAAAGTCTTCGCGTACCTGATTCCAACGAGTAATTTTACCTTCTGCTGAAGCTTGCCAAATGGTTTTTAATTCTTCAACGGTTATACTTTCTAACCAATCATTATTTAAATTTGCGACTACGGTGAGTGCGTCGAAGGCGATGGGAAGTTCGATATAGCGCACTCCCGCAGCGCGACAGGCTTCGATTTCTTCGGTTTTAATGGGACGCGAAGCATTACTGATATCTGTTTTCCCGGCGCAGAACTTCTCGAAACCCCCTCCGGTACCGGAAAAATCAACTGTGATGTTTGGGGTATTTTTTTGAGTGGATTGGAACTGTTCGGCAACGGCTTCGGTAATGGGATAAACCGTACTCGATCCATCAATTGTAATTGATGCGGGTTGTTGGGATTGAACTTGAGCGCAGGAGGCTAATAATGCAGGAATGCCCAACCCCAAAGAGAGAGAGATTAAAGGTTTGAACGGGTTTTGATTCGCTAGGTTCATGAAAACTCCGCGATCGCGTCTAGAGAGGGAACATCTTTATCATTTCAAAAAATCTTGATATGTCAAGTTAAGAGTGGGTTAAGCTTTCTGCCCGAATCGATTACTTTTGGCAGGGACGTGCGGGAAACATCACCCCAGTTTGACGATATTGCGCCAAATACTCTTCGAGAACAACCATTTGAGGCAAATTGAGGCGATAGTAAATCCACCGTCCTTCCTGACGAGAACAAACCAATCCAGCGTCTTTGAGAGTTTTGAGGTGAAAGGATAGCTTGGATTGACTCACTTCCATCACTTCGCAAAGTTCGCACACGCACAATTCCTGAGTGTGGAGTAACCCCAACACTTGCAGGCGCAAAGGATCGGAAAGGGCATGAAAACCCGCGAGAATTACTGTTGAATCGAGAGGCGAAGTAATTTGCATGAAAATCTGGCAATGTCGGTCTTATTCCCAATTTAAACGCGCGATCGCGTTACGCAAGAGGAACTTCGTAGACCCAGTGTTTGTAATTGGAATCGCGATTCTCCGTAATTGCACTGAGCTTATCGCGAAGCTTTTCAGTAATTGGTTTTTCAACAGGAAGCGCATAGTTTTCAATTCGTTTAACCGGAGTTATTTTTGCCGCCGTCCCACTTAAAAAGACTTCATCGGCAATGAGCAATTCAGACTTATCAACTGCCCTTTCAACTACTTCAAGTCCTGATGCTTTTGCCAAGGTAATAATACTATCTCGTGTAATCCCTTCAAGGATATCCTGATCGAAACCAGGAGTAATAATCTTGCCATCGCGAACCACAAAAATATTCATTCCCGACGCTTCGCAAACTTTCCCCTGAGAATTGAGTAATATTGCTTCATCAAACCCCGACTCAACAGCTTCTGTCTTTGCGAGAGAAGAAGTGATATACGCGCCGCTAATTTTGCCTCGAAGCGGAAAACTGCGGTCTTCTTGGCGATGCCAGGAGCTGATCCGACAGTTTACGCCTTCTGGAGATAAATAGTCTCCTAACTCCAAACCGTACACAAAGAAGTCTTTTTCAATTTTATGCAATCTCGGCGCGATTCCTAAGTCCGAAGTGTAAACAAAAGGGCGAATGTAAAATGATTTCTCGGGCTTATTTTTTTTAATAAAATCGACAATAACGCTTTGGATTTTATCAGCAGGCAAATCGTAGTGAAGAAACTTTGCACTGTTGCTCAATCGCTGACAGTGGCGGTCGAGGCGAAATAATAAAATATTGTTAGCGCTTTGAGGATCGCGAATGCCTCTAAGTCCTCCGAACGCACCAGTTCCGTAGTGCAAAGCATGGGTTGCAATAGAAATTTTGGCTTCAGCAAAAGGAACAAATTGGTTTTGAAAGTAGGCGATGGGGAGAAAGTTTTGCATCGGCAAGGGGGGGAACGAAGACGGGGAGTAGATGATGCCGCGATCGCATCGGAGATGCGGCTCTGCGAGATCGCGGACAATCCATACAATATAAGCTGGTCTGCGAGTTTTCGTCAAACACCGATCGCGCGACTCTCTATCGTAGGGGCAATCGACCGCAAAAGTTTTACTGGATATAATGTTATTGATGACCCTCTGGTCGTTTCCGACAATTCGCAATCTTAATGATTCTTCTCTCCCGATATCTACGGTGAAAGATTCTTTTCTTTATTACACTTTTTGACCGGATAAAGGGAAAGAACCTTAGAAAGATTTATACACTAGAGATATCTTGGTTAAATTCAGGGTCATTGTTGAATGCCCGTTCCCCCATGAAAACGAGACACTTCTCACCCATGAATCCCCAATATCTTCTTCCTGCTGTCACCCTTTTGTGTTGGTTGCCTGTCGTCCAACCCGCGATCGCTCAGGTTGTTCCAGATACCACACTTCCTACCAATTCAGTCGTAACTCCTATCGATCCCCTCAACGATCGAATTGATGGCGGAACCCCTGTAGACATCAACCTTTTTCATAGCTTTACCGAATTCAACGTTGGCGACGGACTAGGGGTATTTTTCACC includes the following:
- a CDS encoding PstS family phosphate ABC transporter substrate-binding protein, whose product is MNLANQNPFKPLISLSLGLGIPALLASCAQVQSQQPASITIDGSSTVYPITEAVAEQFQSTQKNTPNITVDFSGTGGGFEKFCAGKTDISNASRPIKTEEIEACRAAGVRYIELPIAFDALTVVANLNNDWLESITVEELKTIWQASAEGKITRWNQVREDFPDRPLNLFGPGSDSGTFDYFTEAILDESGTSRGDYVTSEDDEILVRGVSQDPNALGYFGFAYYEQHQDQLKAVAIDSGKGTVLPSRETVEKAKYQPLARPLFIYVNSASAQDNDALKDFIDFYLDRAPEIVGDVGYIPLPQDAYRINFVRFNKGEVGTVFEGKSQFDLTISELLQKQREF
- the arsC gene encoding arsenate reductase, glutathione/glutaredoxin type codes for the protein MKKVMFVCKRNSCRSQMAEGFAKTLGKGQIEVVSSGLEASRVHPTAVEVMKEIGIDLSEQTSDPLSNFQAQDYDAVISMCGCGVNLPQEWVLQEIFEDWQLDDPDGQPLDTFRRVRDEIKERVNGLVKKLG
- the pgsA gene encoding CDP-diacylglycerol--glycerol-3-phosphate 3-phosphatidyltransferase, with the translated sequence MNLPTWITFSRLLGVPFLLIFLYHPTPQSRWIALVIFLIAAGTDWLDGYLARKLNQVTDLGKFLDPLVDKLLVLAPFLALIELGQIPAWGVFLILAREFAIAGWRVNQPKITGANIWGKLKTVSQIIAISLLIAPLSESWQLAAMVAFWFAVALTLISGLLYVLPQQPEKVPSNAP
- a CDS encoding branched-chain amino acid transaminase encodes the protein MQNFLPIAYFQNQFVPFAEAKISIATHALHYGTGAFGGLRGIRDPQSANNILLFRLDRHCQRLSNSAKFLHYDLPADKIQSVIVDFIKKNKPEKSFYIRPFVYTSDLGIAPRLHKIEKDFFVYGLELGDYLSPEGVNCRISSWHRQEDRSFPLRGKISGAYITSSLAKTEAVESGFDEAILLNSQGKVCEASGMNIFVVRDGKIITPGFDQDILEGITRDSIITLAKASGLEVVERAVDKSELLIADEVFLSGTAAKITPVKRIENYALPVEKPITEKLRDKLSAITENRDSNYKHWVYEVPLA
- a CDS encoding ArsR/SmtB family transcription factor; the protein is MQITSPLDSTVILAGFHALSDPLRLQVLGLLHTQELCVCELCEVMEVSQSKLSFHLKTLKDAGLVCSRQEGRWIYYRLNLPQMVVLEEYLAQYRQTGVMFPARPCQK
- a CDS encoding MIP/aquaporin family protein produces the protein MTIRKALRKPFLHCWQEALAEGISAFALVFAGTGAIIVNRVTDGALTHLGVSFVFGAVVAAMIYATGHISDAHINPAVTLGFWASGFFPGSKVLPYIVAQCTGAIAASTLLLLTFGFTANLGATLPLNGNWLQSLILETVLTFILMFVILGSGLDRRAPIGFAGLAIGLTVGLEAACMGPITGASMNPARSLGPALVGGIWQHHWVYWVAPIAGAQLAVMAYRHLSRGFRDIRE